In one window of Oncorhynchus gorbuscha isolate QuinsamMale2020 ecotype Even-year linkage group LG23, OgorEven_v1.0, whole genome shotgun sequence DNA:
- the LOC124010990 gene encoding protein unc-50 homolog, translating into MLPTTSPQNGSLSARDAARHTAGAKRYKYLRRLLHFKAMDFEFAVWQMLYLFTSPQRVYRNFHYRKQTKDQWARDDPAFLVLLSIWLCVSTVGFGLVLDMGFVETLKLLLWVVFIDCIGVGLLISTLMWFITNKYLLKPPSKDYDVEWGYAFDVHLNAFYPLLVILHFLQLFFINHIVVINSDWFLGYFVGNSLWLTAISYYLYITFLGYNALPQLQNTVVLLYPFALLVLLYILSLSLGWNFTKGLCWFYKYRVQ; encoded by the exons ATGTTACCGACCACCTCGCCGCAGAACGGAAGCCTGAGTGCCCGCGATGCGGCACGCCACACAGCGGGCGCCAAGCGCTACAAATACCTGAGGAGGCTGCTGCACTTCAAAGCCATGGACTTTGAGTTTGCTGTGTGGCAGATGCTCTACCTGTTCACCTCCCCACAGAGAGTGTATCGTAACTTCCACTACAGGAAGCAGACCAAGGACCAGTGGGCCAGAGACGACCCTGCCTTCCTGGTGTTACTCAGCATCTGGCTCTGTG TGTCCACAGTGGGCTTTGGGCTGGTGCTGGACATGGGCTTTGTGGAGACTCTGAAGCTGCTGCTGTGGGTGGTGTTCATAGACTGCATCGGCGTGGGCCTGCTCATCTCCACACTCATGTG GTTCATCACCAATAAGTACCTGCTGAAGCCGCCCAGTAAGGACTATGATGTAGAGTGGGGCTACGCCTTCGATGTGCATCTCAATGCCTTCTACCCTCTGCTTGTCATCCTGCACTTCCTACAGCTCTTCTTTATAAACC ATATCGTAGTGATAAACTCAGACTGGTTCCTGGGGTACTTTGTAGGGAACAGTCTGTGGTTGACAGCCATCAGCTACTATCTATACATTACATTCCTGGGATACAACG CCTTGCCCCAACTGCAGAACACAGTGGTTCTGCTCTACCCCTTCGCCCTGCTAGTtctcctctacatcctctctctctccctgggatGGAACTTCACCAAGGGCCTCTGCTGGTTCTACAAGTACCGCGTCCAGTAG